In one Rugosibacter aromaticivorans genomic region, the following are encoded:
- the cysK gene encoding cysteine synthase A has product MSIFNDNAQSIGNTPLIRLNRITNGARATVLAKIEGRNPAYSVKCRIGAAMVADAAQRGLLGPGKEIIEPTSGNTGIALAFVAAAKGIPLTLTMPDTMSVERRKLLIAYGAKLILTEGAKGMNGAIAKAEEIAASNPDRYVLLQQFKNPANPAIHEQTTGPEIWNDTDGKVDIFVAGVGTGGTITGVARYLKKTCGKAVTIVAVEPEASPVLTQHRAGESLKPGPHKIQGIGAGFVPDVLDLSLIDAVEQVSNDEAVLYARRLAREEGILSGISCGAATAVAVRLANRPEHAGKTIVVILPDSGERYLSSVLFDGMFDAAGLAV; this is encoded by the coding sequence ATGTCTATCTTTAACGACAATGCACAATCCATCGGCAATACGCCACTGATCCGGCTCAATCGCATTACCAATGGCGCACGAGCCACAGTACTGGCCAAGATCGAAGGGCGCAATCCGGCTTACTCGGTGAAATGCCGTATCGGCGCCGCCATGGTGGCTGATGCGGCGCAACGTGGTCTGCTGGGGCCAGGCAAGGAAATCATCGAGCCGACCAGCGGCAACACCGGTATCGCACTCGCTTTTGTTGCTGCCGCCAAAGGGATTCCGCTGACCCTGACCATGCCCGATACGATGAGTGTGGAACGGCGCAAACTGCTCATCGCCTACGGCGCCAAACTGATCCTGACCGAAGGTGCCAAGGGCATGAATGGTGCTATCGCCAAGGCTGAGGAGATTGCGGCTTCGAACCCTGACCGCTATGTGCTGTTACAGCAATTCAAGAACCCGGCCAACCCGGCGATTCATGAACAGACCACCGGTCCGGAAATCTGGAATGACACCGATGGCAAGGTCGATATCTTCGTTGCCGGCGTCGGTACCGGCGGGACGATCACCGGTGTTGCGCGCTATCTCAAAAAGACGTGTGGCAAGGCGGTCACGATCGTTGCCGTGGAGCCGGAAGCCAGCCCGGTGCTCACCCAGCACCGCGCAGGTGAGTCGCTCAAGCCCGGACCGCACAAAATTCAGGGCATTGGGGCTGGCTTCGTGCCGGATGTCCTTGATCTTTCGCTCATTGATGCTGTCGAACAGGTGAGCAATGACGAGGCGGTGCTTTACGCCCGCCGCCTGGCGAGGGAAGAAGGCATTCTTTCGGGCATTTCGTGTGGCGCAGCGACGGCAGTGGCAGTACGCCTGGCCAACCGCCCGGAACATGCGGGCAAGACCATTGTCGTCATCCTGCCGGATTCCGGTGAACGCTATTTAAGCTCGGTGCTGTTCGACGGGATGTTTGATGCGGCAGGCTTGGCGGTATGA